The Anopheles merus strain MAF chromosome 2L, AmerM5.1, whole genome shotgun sequence genome has a segment encoding these proteins:
- the LOC121594480 gene encoding T-complex protein 11-like protein 2 isoform X2 produces MTHPTGLDNRKKSPPVGEENKNHVLRLLADLLERASLSTNNAKNIGFIIPSKRNEPEKFVAVCELERVLDDKDLLHELAMNYKFYDRSTAPDSFITQFNKLAKDAYWNRMQDELSLKPPSYNMVIQLIRDIKQSFKSLLRGKNDRALYTVTLLLDEKQLMRDSTQVRNDTVLNEFRLIIINLMGMICCPARDEEIMKLKRETKPIGQLRGIMEVLEKMKYEMANYLLASTRPTIMHYSINYEREKFSEMRATFDRKKFPNTKAWLKRTLSSINSTHSGVLVGDASSSKNFQTIKLIDIHMPEYFVEPYQELIQIEKRYPLPELLEIDAGRLEQLKEQMFRLCACAASMQITFKSVPSMVTHPRRQHLAAQLTIASTNFPVKYNQSEMLKNICSCVLASITEHSQESNGLLITENKKISLYAQIVSINCRTSAYSSLSSKIIASRRLN; encoded by the exons ATGACGCATCCTACCGG TTTGGATAATCGTAAGAAGAGTCCTCCTGTtggagaggaaaacaaaaaccacgtCCTTCGTCTATTGGCCGACCTTTTGGAAAGGGCAAGCCTCAGTACAAACAACGCAAAGAACATAGGATTCATTATTCCATCAAAACGTAATGAGCCGGAAAAATTCGTTGCCGTGTGTGAATTGGAACGCGTGCTGGACGACAAGGATCTCTTGCACGAGTTGGCCATGAACTACAAATTCTATGATAGATCCACAGCTCCTGATTCGTTTATTACCCAGTTCAATAAGCTGGCGAAAGATGCCTACTGGAATCGAATGCAAGATGAGCTGTCACTTAAACCTCCCAGCTACAATATGGTGATTCAGCTGATTCGGGATATAAAGCAGTCATTTAAATCCTTGCTGCGAGGAAAAAATGATCGTGCATTGTATACGGTTACCTTGTTGCTGGATGAAAAGCAGTTGATGCGTGACAGTACACAGGTACGCAACGATACTGTTCTTAATGAATTCCGTCTCATAATCATCAACCTCATGGGAATGATCTGCTGCCCGGCACGTGATGAAGAAATCATGAAACTGAAAAGAGAAACTAAACCCATTGGCCAGCTGCGTGGAATAATGGAGGTGCTGGAGAAAATGAAGTATGAAATGGCCAACTATTTGCTGGCATCCACACGTCCTACCATCATGCACTACTCCATCAACTATGAGCGAGAAAAGTTTAGCGAAATGAGGGCGACATTTGATCGCAAAAAGTTCCCAAACACTAAGGCGTGGTTAAAGCGCACACTTTCTTCCATCAACAGCACTCACAGTGGCGTTTTGGTGGGCGATGCGTCTTCCTCTAAGAATTTCCAAACAATCAAGCTGATCGATATTCATATGCCGGAATATTTTGTCGAACCGTACCAAGAGTTGATCCAAATTGAGAAACGATATCCGTTGCCGGAACTGCTAGAGATCGATGCTGGACGTTTGGAACAACTGAAAGAACAAATGTTTCgcttgtgtgcttgtgccGCCAGTATGCAGATCACGTTCAAATCTGTACCAAGTATGGTCACTCATCCGAGGCGTCAACATTTGGCTGCTCAACTGACCATCGCGAGCACAAACTTCCCTGTGAAATACAACCAGAGTGAAATGCTAAAGAACATTTGTTCATGCGTCCTTGCTAGTATCACGGAACATTCGCAGGAATCGAATGGACTGCTGATTACTGAAAACAAGAAGATTTCCCTGTACGCCCAAATAGTCAGCATTAATTGCCGCACTTCGGCTTACTCCTCA TTGAGTTCCAAGATTATCGCGAGCAGACGATTGAACTAG
- the LOC121594480 gene encoding T-complex protein 11-like protein 2 isoform X1 — MTHPTGLDNRKKSPPVGEENKNHVLRLLADLLERASLSTNNAKNIGFIIPSKRNEPEKFVAVCELERVLDDKDLLHELAMNYKFYDRSTAPDSFITQFNKLAKDAYWNRMQDELSLKPPSYNMVIQLIRDIKQSFKSLLRGKNDRALYTVTLLLDEKQLMRDSTQVRNDTVLNEFRLIIINLMGMICCPARDEEIMKLKRETKPIGQLRGIMEVLEKMKYEMANYLLASTRPTIMHYSINYEREKFSEMRATFDRKKFPNTKAWLKRTLSSINSTHSGVLVGDASSSKNFQTIKLIDIHMPEYFVEPYQELIQIEKRYPLPELLEIDAGRLEQLKEQMFRLCACAASMQITFKSVPSMVTHPRRQHLAAQLTIASTNFPVKYNQSEMLKNICSCVLASITEHSQESNGLLITENKKISLYAQIVSINCRTSAYSSVRVQLMAYLKNLLLIENRQYVSFPVEFQDYREQTIELARQFIILVTFNFSVYGSFYLKAVNEG, encoded by the exons ATGACGCATCCTACCGG TTTGGATAATCGTAAGAAGAGTCCTCCTGTtggagaggaaaacaaaaaccacgtCCTTCGTCTATTGGCCGACCTTTTGGAAAGGGCAAGCCTCAGTACAAACAACGCAAAGAACATAGGATTCATTATTCCATCAAAACGTAATGAGCCGGAAAAATTCGTTGCCGTGTGTGAATTGGAACGCGTGCTGGACGACAAGGATCTCTTGCACGAGTTGGCCATGAACTACAAATTCTATGATAGATCCACAGCTCCTGATTCGTTTATTACCCAGTTCAATAAGCTGGCGAAAGATGCCTACTGGAATCGAATGCAAGATGAGCTGTCACTTAAACCTCCCAGCTACAATATGGTGATTCAGCTGATTCGGGATATAAAGCAGTCATTTAAATCCTTGCTGCGAGGAAAAAATGATCGTGCATTGTATACGGTTACCTTGTTGCTGGATGAAAAGCAGTTGATGCGTGACAGTACACAGGTACGCAACGATACTGTTCTTAATGAATTCCGTCTCATAATCATCAACCTCATGGGAATGATCTGCTGCCCGGCACGTGATGAAGAAATCATGAAACTGAAAAGAGAAACTAAACCCATTGGCCAGCTGCGTGGAATAATGGAGGTGCTGGAGAAAATGAAGTATGAAATGGCCAACTATTTGCTGGCATCCACACGTCCTACCATCATGCACTACTCCATCAACTATGAGCGAGAAAAGTTTAGCGAAATGAGGGCGACATTTGATCGCAAAAAGTTCCCAAACACTAAGGCGTGGTTAAAGCGCACACTTTCTTCCATCAACAGCACTCACAGTGGCGTTTTGGTGGGCGATGCGTCTTCCTCTAAGAATTTCCAAACAATCAAGCTGATCGATATTCATATGCCGGAATATTTTGTCGAACCGTACCAAGAGTTGATCCAAATTGAGAAACGATATCCGTTGCCGGAACTGCTAGAGATCGATGCTGGACGTTTGGAACAACTGAAAGAACAAATGTTTCgcttgtgtgcttgtgccGCCAGTATGCAGATCACGTTCAAATCTGTACCAAGTATGGTCACTCATCCGAGGCGTCAACATTTGGCTGCTCAACTGACCATCGCGAGCACAAACTTCCCTGTGAAATACAACCAGAGTGAAATGCTAAAGAACATTTGTTCATGCGTCCTTGCTAGTATCACGGAACATTCGCAGGAATCGAATGGACTGCTGATTACTGAAAACAAGAAGATTTCCCTGTACGCCCAAATAGTCAGCATTAATTGCCGCACTTCGGCTTACTCCTCAGTAAGAGTCCAACTAATGGCATATTTGAAGAACCTGCTACTTATTGAAAATAGACAATATGTTTCCTTTCCAGTTGAGTTCCAAGATTATCGCGAGCAGACGATTGAACTAGCTAGACaatttattattcttgtcaccTTTAACTTTAGCGTATACGGTTCGTTCTACTTGAAGGCTGTGAACGAGGGATAA
- the LOC121594342 gene encoding serine protease SP24D-like gives MNFSAAVAVLLAVVSIAHANVVGRVADGSDARRGQFPYQVAMTLKRQTVCGGVMVHERFFLTAAHCFFKGETPLPLEQLNVFYGSEKLFSNGRYNRVKTVHFHEQYDHGTKYDLAVVEVKRKFDLTSASRPVEFGQEAFGENLLATVTGYGRNTVEGNMAFRLKYAQLTSLPDSQCREAMGEDYYEGVFCLDTSAGAGFCLGDYGGPAVFEDRLVGVGSYTVGGKCEAGLPDVFVDVGHFSEWVQSVLEAEPAETQ, from the exons ATGAACTTCTCGGCGGCAGTTGCTGTGTTGTTGGCAGTGGTGTCCATTGCGCACGCCAATGTAGTTGGACGTGTTGCTGATGGCAGTGACGCCCGACGGGGTCAGTTCCCGTACCAGGTGGCAATGACGCTCAAGCGCCAAACCGTATGTGGTGGCGTTATGGTGCATGAACGCTTCTTCCTTACCGCTGCCCATTGCTTCTTCAAGGGTGAAACTCC ACTTCCACTGGAGCAGCTGAACGTGTTCTACGGATCGGAAAAGCTCTTCTCCAACGGTCGGTACAATCGCGTCAAAACGGTACACTTCCACGAGCAGTACGATCACGGCACCAAGTACGATCTGGCGGTGGTCGAGGTAAAGCGCAAGTTTGATCTCACGTCCGCCTCCCGGCCGGTAGAGTTCGGACAGGAAGCGTTCGGTGAAAACTTGCTCGCCACCGTTACCGGCTACGGGCGCAACACGGTCGAGGGTAACATGGCATTCCGGCTGAAGTATGCCCAGCTTACCTCGCTGCCCGATTCCCAGTGCCGGGAAGCGATGGGAGAGGACTATTACGAAGGTGTCTTCTGTCTGGATACGAGTGCCGGAGCTGGATTCTGTTTG GGTGACTATGGTGGTCCGGCCGTGTTTGAGGACCGCCTGGTGGGCGTTGGCAGCTACACGGTTGGCGGCAAGTGTGAAGCCGGTCTGCCGGACGTGTTCGTCGATGTCGGGCACTTCAGCGAGTGGGTCCAGTCGGTACTCGAGGCAGAGCCAGCGGAAACACAGTGA